A DNA window from Ostrea edulis chromosome 5, xbOstEdul1.1, whole genome shotgun sequence contains the following coding sequences:
- the LOC130054990 gene encoding ras-like GTP-binding protein RhoL, with protein MHEKLRDSRTDLDEVQMKASYLKCSIVGDARVGKTRLTKTFIGEKEDEQYTPTIFENYYGETVCNGKKSSISIFDLPGQHDFDQMRKFAFKDSNVIVICYDVQKRKSFENAQSVWIPEIRQFLGKSIPIVLVGILSMGKQTRSVSRREAIKLTSQMLLHDYFEVYCEDKVEVSCLFSCIATIAKTTEKRNSSFFRRIFIK; from the exons ATGAAAGCCTCATATCTGAAATGTTCTATTGTTGGCGATGCCCGCGTTGGCAAAACTCGCTTGACCAAAACCTTCATTGGCGAGAAAGAAGACGAACAGTATACTCCTACAATCTTTGAGAATTATTATG GCGAAACGGTTTGCAACGGAAAGAAAAGTAGCATTTCCATTTTTGATTTGCCGGGTCAGCATGACTTTGACCAGATGCGGAAATTTGCCTTCAAGGACAGTAACGTCATCGTCATCTGCTACGATGTTCAGAAAAGGAAATCTTTTGAAAACGCACAATCCGTATGGATTCCCGAAATTCGACAGTTTCTTGGAAAGTCCATTCCAATCGTTCTTGTCGGGATTCTGTCGATGGGAAAACAAACCAGAAGCGTCTCCAGAAGAGAAGCCATCAAACTCACCTCCCAAATGCTGCTCCATGACTACTTTGAGGTTTACTGTGAAGATAAAGTTGAGGTATCCTGTTTGTTTTCGTGTATTGCAACTATTGCGAAGACCACAGAGAAGCGAAATTCATCATTCTTTCGACGTATCTTCATTAAATGA